Proteins from a genomic interval of Paenibacillus lentus:
- a CDS encoding ketoacyl-ACP synthase III, which produces MTTESKSRITAIGTYVPEKILTNEDLEKMVETNDEWIVQRTGIQKRHIAADDEFTSDLCIQAVKQLRDTYNVSLEDVDLILVATSTPDYPFPSVACKIQEHFAVASTGAVDLNATCAGFSYALHMANGLITSGLHRKVLVVAGETMSKITDYNDRSTCILFGDGAGAVLVERSDAEAGCFEAFVMGTQGAGGISVYRSGLSRMMNGQALDGHGKIVQNGREVFKWAVRTVTAGIEQLLEQANVSREQIDWFIPHSANLRMIESICEKANIPLGKTLQSVQHMGNTSSASIPLALQAGIDSGQLKTGDRLLIYGFGSGLTHAGLVVRWGVSAI; this is translated from the coding sequence TTGACTACTGAATCCAAATCACGGATTACGGCCATCGGCACTTATGTTCCTGAGAAAATTCTAACAAATGAAGATCTGGAAAAAATGGTTGAGACGAATGACGAGTGGATCGTCCAGCGGACAGGAATTCAAAAACGTCACATTGCTGCAGACGATGAATTTACCTCCGATTTGTGCATTCAGGCCGTCAAGCAGCTTCGTGACACCTACAACGTATCGCTGGAGGATGTCGATCTTATTCTCGTAGCCACATCAACTCCCGATTACCCTTTTCCCAGCGTAGCATGCAAAATCCAGGAACACTTCGCAGTGGCTAGCACCGGGGCCGTCGATCTAAATGCAACATGCGCAGGCTTCTCTTATGCCCTTCATATGGCCAATGGACTGATCACTTCAGGACTGCATAGGAAAGTGCTCGTGGTCGCAGGCGAAACGATGAGCAAGATTACAGATTATAATGATCGCAGTACATGTATTCTATTTGGCGATGGGGCTGGGGCTGTTCTTGTCGAGCGGAGTGATGCGGAAGCCGGCTGTTTCGAGGCCTTCGTCATGGGTACGCAGGGAGCTGGAGGAATCAGCGTATATCGTTCCGGACTTTCTAGAATGATGAACGGCCAAGCGTTGGATGGTCACGGTAAAATTGTGCAGAATGGACGCGAAGTATTCAAGTGGGCGGTACGCACCGTGACTGCCGGGATCGAGCAGCTGCTTGAGCAGGCTAATGTAAGCCGGGAGCAAATCGACTGGTTCATTCCGCACAGCGCCAATTTGCGCATGATTGAATCCATTTGCGAGAAAGCGAATATCCCTTTAGGCAAGACGCTGCAAAGTGTGCAGCACATGGGCAATACCTCTTCGGCCTCGATCCCGCTTGCCCTACAGGCAGGAATCGATTCCGGTCAGTTGAAGACCGGTGACAGGCTGCTTATTTACGGCTTCGGCAGTGGCCTGACTCATGCCGGACTTGTTGTGCGATGGGGTGTGTCCGCTATATAA